The following are encoded in a window of Castanea sativa cultivar Marrone di Chiusa Pesio chromosome 5, ASM4071231v1 genomic DNA:
- the LOC142636140 gene encoding uncharacterized protein LOC142636140, with amino-acid sequence MVKEMDGSDKGVSSSTPIKASEIPRDSATDENDQSHQQMGPNSPNPKKLTQKHYMSPTISAASKAIIPKKKILAERNEASESIFSEPVVQKTSYLESKTTFSYPVTEKSDIASSPQVFEANDNEENVVADGSLRPYDPLTNYLSPRPKFLRYKPNRRQEIFHRLENEIPEGKDGLSSTSGSSESQKVSDEESDSGSGHGSLISSTQEDAKQDHEEIEESDEENEEVGEEKVWSVKRVLESLFWFVLLVISTLYISFMNSPEPSPSLQSFEGPKYGYCEIQNRTVEAFKAKKVEIGSNIWDERDELQMALDQVSQKSDDEWIKEEEMVQDVKMGGVDIVEEFREVIKLEGGESEAVEVDEDEMKGVVDELGEVLDLQVEDIEANCDHQRMFTSEISDQIDENSELQNAGTIENFEAFQDYKAPSMSDGVDLHIMESDISNVLEEENDVCVKEAEEVNNEKAGEEEMVERRMEEMENGDTDTGILNFEVEEELEGLKKQLETDSLLKLVIGVSVFSIIVAFLVLFFHFQRKKALRKDSSLIAKPCSEALIVEKEKKDSSLIPIEKSKTTIKDSFIVKPCTESVMGDKCNSDLPNREEVHTERVDSFRCHPSFHPMEEASKRDYESRAPSVELLGEFEVGEVSSSLRSGGVKNRWMEIEESSKYSVSTEKKSGSKAHPIPVQSQSTFSEFSTGESHSYGRFTAERKVVKESRDGEVQEITTPVRRSSRIRNRSVMSP; translated from the exons ATGGTGAAAGAAATGGACGGTTCTGATAAGGGTGTATCATCATCAACGCCAATCAAAGCCTCTGAAATTCCAAGAGACTCAGCAACAG ATGAGAACGATCAAAGCCATCAACAAATGGGTCCTAACTCGCCAAACCCAAAGAAATTAACCCAAAAGCATTACATGTCCCCAACCATATCTGCAGCTTCCAAGGCCataatcccaaaaaagaaaatcttagcTGAAAGGAATGAAGCCTCAGAATCTATTTTCTCGGAACCCGTTGTCCAAAAGACCTCATATCTTGAATCAAAAACCACTTTTTCATACCCGGTAACGGAAAAATCTGATATAGCTTCTTCACCTCAGGTTTTTGAAGCCAATGACAATGAGGAGAATGTTGTTGCTGATGGTTCTTTGAGGCCTTATGACCCATTGACGAATTATCTTTCTCCAAGGCCTAAATTTCTCCGGTACAAGCCGAATAGGCGTCAAGAGATTTTCCATCGCCTAGAAAATGAAATTCCAGAAGGAAAAGATGGCCTAAGTAGCACTAGTGGTTCTTCTGAATCCCAGAAAGTCAGTGACGAAGAATCTGACTCGGGTAGCGGCCATGGCTCTTTGATTTCTTCTACTCAAGAAGATGCCAAACAAGATCATGAAGAAATTGAGGAAAGTGATGAGGAAAATGAGGAGGTAGGGGAGGAGAAAGTCTGGAGTGTGAAAAGAGTGTTGGAAtctttgttttggtttgtgCTTTTGGTGATTTCTACCTTATATATATCTTTCATGAATTCTCCAGAACCTTCTCCTAGTTTACAATCTTTTGAGGGCCCTAAATATGGGTACTGTGAGATTCAGAACCGTACAGTGGAAGCTTTCAAGGCTAAGAAAGTTGAAATTGGAAGTAACATCTGGGATGAAAGAGACGAATTACAAATGGCTTTGGATCAAGTAAGCCAGAAATCTGATGATGAGTggataaaggaagaagaaatggTTCAAGATGTTAAAATGGGAGGAGTGGACATTGTTGAGGAGTTTCGTGAAGTGATCAAGTTAGAGGGAGGAGAAAGTGAAGCTGTAGAGGTGGATGAAGATGAAATGAAGGGAGTGGTTGATGAGTTGGGTGAGGTGTTAGATCTACAGGTTGAAGATATTGAAGCTAATTGTGATCATCAAAGGATGTTTACGAGCGAGATTTCTGATCAGATAGATGAGAATTCTGAGTTGCAGAATGCTGGAactatagaaaattttgaagcttTTCAGGATTACAAGGCCCCATCCATGTCCGATGGGGTGGACCTCCACATCATGGAGTCTGATATTTCAAATgttcttgaagaagaaaatgatgttTGTGTGAAGGAAGCTGAAGAAGTTAACAATGAGAAAGCTGGAGAAGAAGAAATGGTTGAAAGAAGAATGGAGGAAATGGAAAATGGTGATACAGACACTGGGATTCTCAATTTTGAAGTGGAGGAAGAATTGGAGGGGCTAAAGAAGCAGTTGGAAACTGATTCATTACTGAAACTAGTTATTGGGGTTTCAGTATTTTCTATTATTGTTGCCTTTTTGGTCTTGTTTTTTCACTTTCAGCGTAAGAAAGCTTTGAGGAAGGATTCTTCTCTAATAGCAAAGCCTTGTTCTGAAGCTTTGATAGtagagaaggagaaaaaggaTTCTTCTTTGATACCAATAGAGAAGAGCAAAACGACTATAAAGGATTCCTTCATTGTAAAGCCTTGTACTGAATCTGTCATGGGAGACAAATGTAACTCGGATCTTCCCAATAGGGAAGAGGTGCACACTGAACGTGTTGACTCTTTTAGGTGTCATCCATCTTTTCACCCAATGGAGGAAGCTTCCAAACGCGATTATGAAAGCCGAGCACCATCAGTTGAGTTGCTTGGTGAGTTTGAGGTTGGAGAAGTAAGCAGCTCTCTGAGGAGCGGTGGTGTGAAAAACAGGTGGATGGAAATTGAAGAGAGCAGCAAGTATTCTGTTTCCACAGAGAAGAAGTCAGGGAGCAAGGCTCATCCAATTCCTGTTCAGTCCCAGTCGACCTTTTCAGAGTTCTCTACCGGAGAATCTCATTCATATGGAAGATTTACTGCTGAGAGGAAGGTTGTGAAG GAGAGCAGAGATGGAGAAGTGCAGGAGATTACAACTCCAGTGAGGCGATCAAGCAGAATCCGAAATCGCTCAGTCATGTCTCCATAA
- the LOC142634814 gene encoding uncharacterized protein LOC142634814: MDEATSAGTSPSLNEEEVPKVEAPLWQVKAHLLKISNKDIRARVKVAPNHRLEMQRMHDQVENDKLERKRRSQILLPPPLPSHGPIPSFWRQEGSNSTDLVDGKRRKVTTNSHLLRAFQNNARHELDSRIARMFYTGGLQFYFTRNLNYRSSYSYATTHNIPGYVPPGYNALRTTLLQKERANIERLLKLIKNYWLANDVNIVSDGWVLKNAIKDIGHEKVVQVITDNVSVMKSAGALIEGRMMFFKAQKVKDMVLSNRWWDVVDYILEFTTPIYDMLRAADTDRPCLHLVYEMWDSMIENVKDHEISIERSKCLERYFEDENELRVVKVEFTAFSRGRLPSPDDLTDRWALQPLVWWYYHGSSLPMLQTLALKLIGQPFLSSYVERNWSTYKFLHSLKRNKMALAHAEDLVYVHSNLQLLSRRNKEYINAATKMCDIVGDSGNDNDIHGRARILENANLTLDELELEAMVIGNA; encoded by the exons aTGGATGAAGCTACTAGTGCAGGAACTTCACCTTCATTAAATGAAGAAGAAGTGCCAAAGGTTGAAGCTCCTCTTTGGCA GGTTAaggctcatttattaaaaattagtaataaaGATATTAGAGCACGTGTTAAAGTGGCACCAAACCATAGATTGGAAATGCAGAGAATGCATGATCAGGTTGAGAATGATAAATTAGAGAGAAAACGCAGAAGTCAAATTCTCTTACCCCCACCTCTCCCAAGCCATGGGCCTATTCCCTCATTCTGGAGACAGGAAGGGAGCAATAGTACAGATCTGGTTGATGGTAAAAGGAGGAAGGTGACTACAAATTCTCATTTATTGAGAGCATTccagaataatgctagacacgaaTTGGATAGTAGAATTGCTAGGATGTTTTATACCGGTGggcttcaattttattttacaaggAACCTAAATTATCGTAGTTCCTATTCATATGCTACTACCCATAACATTCCGGGTTATGTTCCTCCTGGATACAATGCCTTGagaacaacacttttgcaaaaagaaagagcTAATATTGAAAGACTTTTGAAACTAATTAAGAACTATTGGCTTGCAAATGATGTAAATATAGTTTCAGATGGATG GGTGTTGAAAAATGCTATAAAAGATATTGGACATGAAAAAGTTGTCCAAGTCATCACTGATAATGTTAGTGTGATGAAGTCTGCTGGAGCTCTTATTGAAG GGAGAATGATGTTTTTTAAAGCTCAAAAGGTGAAAGATATGGTTCTAAGTAATCGTTGGTGGGATGTTGTTGATTATATCCTTGAATTCACAACACCAATTTATGATATGCTACGAGCAGCTGACACAGATAGGCCTTGTCTTCATCTTGTGTATGAAATGTGGGATTCAATGATAGAGAATGTGAAG GATCATGAAATTTCTATAGAAAGAAGCAAGTGTTTGGAGCGATACTTTGAAGATGAGAATGAATTAAGAGTGGTGAAAGTTGAGTTTACTGCATTTTCAAGAGGGAGGCTTCCTTCACCAGATGACTTGACAGATAGGTGGGCCTTACAACCTTTGGTTTGGTGGTACTACCATGGCTCCTCATTACCAATGCTTCAAACCCTTGCCCTTAAACTTATTGGACAACCTTTTTTATCCTCATATGTAGAGAGGAATTGGAGCACATACAAATTCcttcattccttaaaaagaaacaaaatggctcTTGCACATGCTGAggatttggtatatgtgcattCTAATCTTCAACTCTTGTCAAGACGCAATAAGGAGTACATAAATGCAGCAACAAAGATGTGTGATATTGTAGGAGACTCTGGGAATGACAATGACATACATGGAAGAGCTAGAATTCTTGAGAATGCTAACCTTACACTTGATGAGCTAGAGTTGGAGGCCATGGTTATTGGGAATGCCTAG